Proteins co-encoded in one Bremerella sp. TYQ1 genomic window:
- a CDS encoding ABC transporter ATP-binding protein yields MSLVQVSHVTKHYHKGGETITPLDDVSLDIQRGEFLSLMGASGTGKSTLLNLIATIDRPDSGSIVVDGTELTKLSRTKLAKWRAANLGYVFQTHNLVPVLTAYENIELPLLLLPMSRAERRQRVQIALEAVDLIDRAGHYPRQMSGGQEQRVGIARAIVNHPQVVVADEPTGDLDPETSQQILHLLGRLNRELGVTLLMVTHDHAAAKVAHRQFQLDRGKLIETTDAEVAHV; encoded by the coding sequence ATGTCCCTCGTTCAAGTCTCCCACGTCACCAAGCATTACCACAAAGGGGGCGAAACGATCACGCCGCTGGACGATGTTTCGCTTGACATCCAGCGGGGCGAGTTCCTTTCGTTGATGGGTGCCAGCGGTACAGGCAAAAGCACGCTGCTGAACTTGATCGCGACAATCGACCGGCCTGATTCCGGGAGCATTGTCGTCGATGGAACCGAGCTGACGAAGCTTTCGCGCACGAAGCTCGCCAAGTGGCGGGCAGCCAATTTAGGTTACGTTTTTCAAACGCATAACCTGGTGCCGGTGCTGACAGCGTACGAGAACATCGAGTTGCCGCTGCTGCTGTTACCAATGTCACGAGCCGAACGACGCCAGCGTGTTCAAATTGCGTTAGAGGCGGTCGACCTGATCGATAGGGCAGGGCACTATCCGCGACAAATGTCAGGCGGACAGGAACAGCGTGTCGGCATTGCGAGGGCGATTGTGAACCATCCGCAAGTGGTCGTGGCGGACGAACCGACCGGCGACCTCGACCCGGAGACTTCACAGCAGATCTTACACTTGCTGGGTCGGCTCAACCGCGAGCTCGGCGTGACGCTATTGATGGTGACGCATGATCACGCTGCCGCGAAAGTCGCTCACCGGCAGTTCCAACTCGACCGCGGCAAGCTGATCGAAACGACCGACGCGGAGGTAGCTCATGTTTAA
- a CDS encoding ABC transporter permease produces the protein MFKFIPLVLKTLWRHRSRTALTCIGAAIALYVFCFVGAVQEGMADLQSRQAAKGSLIVFQANKFCPASSHLPQDYQQQIEKMPGVAEVIPIQVFTNNCRASLDVIVFYGLPPTKVRKARDFQLKSGSWDEFETHQDAAIVGSSVASRRDIGVGDKFSIGDLTVQVAGVFTSSDPAEENYIYSHLEFLQRGKGMNLVGTVTQHEVLLQPGTDQLVLCEMIDEKFRGGSVETDTRPKGVFQAKSLGDLTQLVEMSKYLGYACVAIVLALVSTTTVMSVQDRIKEHAVLQTLGFTGRTVFALVLSESVVLSVLGGALGIVLAVITLEGSSLSVSAEAVSVAFLPSLRLIVVSLGVAVITGIAAGLWPAIQAAQVDILGALRSS, from the coding sequence ATGTTTAAGTTCATACCGCTGGTGCTCAAGACGTTATGGCGACATCGCTCACGAACGGCACTGACATGCATTGGAGCAGCGATCGCGCTGTATGTCTTCTGCTTCGTCGGTGCGGTGCAGGAAGGAATGGCCGATCTTCAGTCGCGGCAAGCGGCCAAGGGTTCGCTGATCGTGTTTCAAGCAAACAAGTTTTGTCCCGCTTCCAGCCACCTGCCGCAAGACTACCAGCAGCAAATCGAAAAGATGCCTGGCGTTGCCGAGGTGATCCCGATCCAGGTCTTCACCAACAATTGCCGTGCGAGCCTGGACGTGATCGTGTTCTATGGATTGCCTCCTACAAAGGTTCGCAAAGCACGCGACTTTCAATTGAAGTCCGGCAGCTGGGACGAATTTGAAACCCATCAAGACGCCGCCATCGTCGGAAGCTCGGTGGCTTCGCGCAGAGACATTGGCGTGGGCGATAAGTTCTCGATCGGTGATTTGACGGTTCAAGTCGCCGGAGTGTTTACTTCTTCCGACCCTGCCGAAGAGAATTACATTTATTCGCACCTCGAATTCTTGCAGCGTGGCAAAGGCATGAATCTTGTCGGCACGGTCACCCAGCACGAGGTGCTTCTTCAGCCGGGGACCGATCAGTTGGTATTGTGCGAGATGATCGACGAAAAGTTCCGCGGCGGTTCGGTCGAAACCGATACACGCCCTAAAGGTGTGTTCCAAGCCAAGAGTCTCGGCGACTTGACCCAGTTGGTCGAGATGTCGAAGTACTTGGGCTATGCCTGCGTAGCGATCGTGCTCGCACTCGTTTCGACCACCACGGTGATGTCGGTGCAGGACCGCATCAAAGAACATGCGGTGCTGCAAACGCTCGGGTTTACCGGCAGAACCGTCTTCGCGTTGGTGCTTTCGGAAAGCGTGGTGCTGAGCGTTCTGGGCGGAGCACTTGGAATTGTGCTCGCCGTGATCACGCTGGAAGGAAGCAGCCTATCGGTTTCCGCCGAAGCGGTGAGCGTGGCGTTTTTGCCGTCGTTGCGGCTAATCGTTGTGTCGCTGGGCGTCGCCGTGATCACCGGAATTGCGGCAGGGCTTTGGCCCGCGATTCAAGCGGCCCAGGTCGACATCCTGGGCGCGCTGCGTTCTTCGTAA
- a CDS encoding sigma-70 family RNA polymerase sigma factor: MSRSLVAEMESEIQPPSDSSETDEKPLSELWPQAEPVVKGFLLAALPQPCDADDVLQEVAVEAARRFADYDRSRPFPPWVLWIAKIKTADFFRRTYRDRHLFLGEALEPLAEAACRTFFRLEEQSDALDVCLSKLPPKSRRLIELRYFDNLNQSQIAEEMNTSSGTIRVLLHRVRAVLAECIQRNVRGGANDEGE, translated from the coding sequence ATGAGCCGAAGCCTAGTTGCCGAGATGGAGAGCGAAATCCAGCCGCCGTCCGACTCGTCGGAGACTGACGAAAAGCCCCTCTCAGAGTTATGGCCCCAGGCCGAACCTGTCGTGAAAGGGTTTCTCCTTGCTGCGCTGCCGCAGCCTTGTGATGCCGACGACGTCCTGCAAGAGGTGGCCGTGGAAGCGGCTCGTCGATTTGCGGATTACGATCGCAGTCGGCCGTTTCCCCCTTGGGTACTGTGGATTGCTAAGATCAAGACGGCCGATTTTTTTCGTCGCACTTATCGCGATCGGCATCTCTTTCTCGGTGAAGCTTTAGAACCATTGGCCGAAGCGGCGTGCCGGACTTTCTTTCGTTTGGAAGAACAGTCCGATGCGTTGGATGTTTGTCTTTCCAAGTTGCCTCCCAAAAGTCGTCGGCTGATCGAGCTGCGATACTTCGATAACTTGAACCAAAGTCAAATCGCCGAAGAGATGAACACTTCTTCCGGCACCATTCGCGTTCTGCTTCATCGTGTTCGCGCCGTGCTTGCCGAATGCATTCAACGTAATGTCCGCGGAGGTGCGAACGATGAAGGAGAGTGA
- a CDS encoding FAD-dependent oxidoreductase: MLKPLLLSIVLLLPLACQSAFAQELPQPAVAGLRYYYPPEKVEPREIEADVCVYGGTSGGVVAAIQAKRMGKSAVLLSFGKHVGGLTTGGLSHTDGGEADVCGGIAREFYSKIGQRNFKPSDAENAYKQMLEEAEVPVHYLAHLDKVNKEGSRIVSIAMEDGLVVKAKQFIDATYEGDLLARAGVSYSVGREANSVYDETYNGIRQPGTGGHNFPEAIDPYVKPGDPSSGLLPRIVADGGTPGDGDKAIQAYCFRMRLVKDKDRLPFPKPNVYDTQEYEVLARLFESGADPRIGWSIDTNNHHLFNGAYFIDFVGGNTDWPEGDWKRREQLFQDHANYQIGVMYFLTHSPRVPAELRERFASFGLPADEYQETSGWTHELYIREGRRMLSDYVMTQDNCQGVEVPEDSIGLASYNMDSHHCQMVAVDGAIRNEGNVEIRVAPYPIAYRAITPKKSECTNLLVPVALSSSHIAFGSIRMEPVFMILGQSAATAASQAIDDEVIVQEVDYAKLSQRLKADGQIIKYEGTRGKPAMAISPKKIDGIVVDDRDAKFVGAWEESAHIRPFIGRGYHHDGNQAKGKSSVSFATKLKPGKYDVRLAYSANSNRASNLPIAIHSAEGTKQVTIDQRKQPNVDDLFVSLGQFTFDESAEVVVSNDGTDGHVIIDAVVFVPVK, translated from the coding sequence ATGCTCAAACCGCTTCTTCTTTCGATCGTTCTGTTGTTGCCGCTGGCGTGCCAATCGGCGTTTGCTCAAGAACTTCCGCAACCGGCCGTGGCTGGGCTGCGGTACTATTATCCGCCGGAAAAAGTTGAGCCCCGCGAGATCGAAGCGGACGTTTGTGTTTACGGCGGGACCAGCGGTGGCGTGGTCGCGGCGATTCAAGCGAAGCGGATGGGCAAGTCGGCCGTACTGCTTTCGTTTGGCAAGCATGTCGGTGGTTTAACGACCGGCGGTCTCAGCCATACCGATGGTGGCGAAGCGGACGTCTGCGGCGGCATCGCTCGCGAGTTCTACAGCAAGATCGGTCAGCGCAATTTCAAACCGTCGGACGCCGAGAACGCTTATAAGCAGATGCTGGAAGAAGCGGAGGTGCCGGTCCACTACCTTGCTCATCTCGATAAAGTCAATAAAGAGGGCTCGCGGATCGTTTCGATTGCTATGGAAGATGGCCTCGTCGTGAAAGCGAAGCAGTTTATCGACGCCACGTACGAAGGCGATCTGTTGGCTCGTGCTGGCGTCTCGTACTCGGTCGGCCGCGAGGCGAACAGCGTTTACGACGAGACGTACAACGGCATTCGCCAGCCTGGCACTGGGGGGCATAACTTCCCTGAAGCGATCGATCCTTACGTCAAACCTGGCGATCCAAGTAGTGGACTTCTGCCGCGTATCGTTGCCGATGGAGGAACGCCCGGCGACGGCGACAAAGCGATCCAAGCGTACTGCTTCCGCATGCGGTTGGTGAAAGACAAGGACCGACTTCCGTTTCCTAAGCCTAATGTTTACGACACCCAGGAGTATGAAGTTCTAGCCCGCTTGTTTGAATCGGGGGCCGACCCACGCATTGGATGGTCGATCGATACGAACAATCATCACTTGTTCAACGGGGCTTACTTCATTGACTTTGTTGGGGGTAATACCGATTGGCCGGAAGGGGATTGGAAACGCCGCGAACAGCTTTTCCAGGATCATGCCAATTACCAGATCGGCGTGATGTACTTCCTGACCCATTCGCCCCGTGTTCCGGCCGAACTGCGCGAGCGGTTTGCCAGCTTTGGCTTGCCGGCCGATGAATATCAAGAGACAAGCGGTTGGACGCACGAGCTTTACATCCGCGAAGGTCGCCGCATGTTGAGCGACTATGTCATGACGCAAGACAACTGCCAAGGCGTTGAAGTGCCGGAAGATTCGATCGGGCTCGCGTCGTACAACATGGATTCGCACCACTGCCAAATGGTTGCGGTTGACGGAGCGATTCGTAACGAAGGCAACGTCGAGATTCGTGTCGCCCCGTATCCCATCGCCTACCGCGCGATCACGCCAAAAAAGTCGGAATGTACAAACCTGTTGGTGCCGGTCGCGTTATCCTCCAGCCATATCGCGTTCGGCTCGATTCGAATGGAACCGGTCTTTATGATCTTGGGACAAAGCGCGGCAACTGCGGCATCGCAAGCGATTGATGACGAAGTCATCGTCCAAGAGGTCGACTACGCGAAGCTTTCCCAGCGGTTGAAAGCGGATGGGCAGATCATCAAGTATGAAGGGACCCGCGGCAAACCGGCGATGGCCATTTCGCCTAAGAAAATCGACGGTATCGTTGTCGACGACCGCGATGCCAAGTTCGTGGGAGCCTGGGAAGAGTCGGCCCACATTCGTCCGTTCATTGGACGTGGCTATCATCACGATGGCAATCAGGCCAAAGGCAAAAGCAGCGTTTCGTTCGCGACGAAGCTGAAGCCAGGCAAGTACGACGTTCGCTTGGCTTATTCGGCCAACAGCAATCGTGCCAGCAATCTTCCGATCGCCATTCATTCGGCCGAAGGAACGAAGCAAGTCACCATCGATCAACGTAAGCAGCCCAACGTCGATGACTTGTTCGTCTCGTTAGGACAATTTACGTTCGACGAATCGGCCGAAGTGGTCGTCAGCAACGACGGCACCGACGGTCATGTGATCATCGATGCCGTGGTTTTCGTCCCGGTGAAGTAA
- a CDS encoding ABC transporter permease yields the protein MWFRPLAWDYAIRNLFRRPMRTLLTLAALTVVILLVFVVVGFIRGLEKNLEVSGQSDTVLIFSLGMGENLEYSSIPMRSSDLIAASIPGIRQRQGQKYVSPELYLGTEVGTPAMAQPAMGLVRGITPEVLLVRSRIQIEEGDWPTAGEVLVGRMAAVKLGLKKNAIRPGDTVEFEGRSWKVSGIFSATGGAFESEVWCRLDELQQAMKRQDLSLVALRLANSGDFSDVDLFCKERLDLELQATRETEYYAGLQRDYGPIRWLAWLVVLLVSGAGILAGLNTMYGAVVGRIPELAMLQTLGFVRRAILLSLIQEGLLLAASASLLATLIALTIFNGASVRFTMGAFALRIDNVCILVGCGVGFLLGFIGSLPPAVRALRMAVVDGLKSV from the coding sequence ATGTGGTTTCGTCCACTTGCATGGGACTACGCGATTCGAAACTTGTTTCGTCGTCCTATGCGAACCCTCCTGACATTGGCCGCGCTGACGGTCGTGATCTTGCTCGTATTCGTCGTCGTTGGCTTCATTCGCGGTTTGGAAAAGAACCTCGAAGTGAGTGGCCAGTCCGACACCGTGCTGATCTTCTCGCTCGGCATGGGTGAAAACCTCGAGTACTCCTCGATCCCAATGCGATCGAGCGACTTGATCGCGGCCAGCATCCCAGGCATTCGGCAGCGACAAGGGCAGAAGTATGTTTCCCCGGAATTGTATCTCGGTACGGAAGTCGGTACGCCTGCGATGGCTCAACCGGCGATGGGCCTGGTACGGGGGATTACGCCGGAAGTGCTGTTGGTTCGCAGCCGCATTCAGATTGAAGAAGGGGATTGGCCAACCGCCGGAGAAGTGCTTGTCGGACGCATGGCCGCGGTGAAATTAGGCTTGAAAAAGAATGCGATTCGCCCTGGCGATACCGTCGAGTTCGAGGGCCGTTCCTGGAAGGTCTCGGGAATCTTTTCCGCAACCGGCGGTGCGTTTGAGTCGGAAGTCTGGTGCCGCTTGGACGAACTTCAACAAGCGATGAAGCGACAAGACTTGAGCCTCGTCGCTCTGCGTTTAGCCAACTCAGGCGACTTCAGCGATGTCGATCTGTTCTGCAAAGAACGACTCGATCTTGAACTGCAAGCGACTCGGGAAACGGAATACTACGCCGGGCTCCAGCGTGACTACGGTCCCATTCGCTGGCTGGCCTGGCTGGTGGTGCTGTTGGTTTCTGGAGCTGGCATTCTGGCGGGCCTAAACACCATGTACGGCGCCGTCGTCGGACGGATTCCAGAACTCGCCATGCTACAAACGCTTGGCTTCGTACGCCGGGCCATTCTGCTCAGTTTGATTCAAGAAGGCCTGCTTTTGGCCGCTTCGGCCAGTTTGCTTGCCACGCTGATTGCCCTGACGATTTTCAACGGGGCATCGGTTCGATTCACGATGGGAGCGTTCGCGCTTCGCATCGATAACGTCTGCATCCTGGTCGGGTGCGGCGTCGGTTTTCTATTGGGCTTTATCGGCTCGCTGCCTCCTGCCGTACGTGCGCTTCGGATGGCTGTGGTCGATGGCCTGAAATCAGTTTGA
- a CDS encoding phosphodiester glycosidase family protein yields MLPSNAVVEPSRNIENAVVLWQEKHLSPEPLAIHIMRIDLQNSDYETIVMVGDDPDGDGPAEASLTYPADLMNRDGAVAGVNANAFARVRDQDRFRHWYEGMPVNMLGMVTTHGTVRSMLENPKRSKSEVAFWANKQSLGTIGRPSPHAYPQDSVGDFYGLLLSEGNVIPNPGGERHPRTALGIDKTRRYLFLAVVDGRRPGYSVGATLEEMAKIMKKHGCHSAINMDGGGSSIMMYRRDQKEKLHTFNRPSSGEPRPIPVMIGVRRKKPQDAS; encoded by the coding sequence ATGCTTCCCAGCAATGCGGTTGTCGAGCCTTCGCGGAACATCGAGAACGCAGTCGTCTTATGGCAAGAGAAACACTTGTCGCCTGAGCCATTGGCGATCCACATCATGCGGATCGACCTTCAAAACTCCGACTACGAGACAATCGTTATGGTCGGAGACGATCCCGATGGCGACGGCCCAGCGGAAGCATCGTTGACCTATCCGGCTGATCTCATGAATCGCGATGGTGCCGTTGCCGGGGTGAATGCGAATGCGTTTGCCCGCGTTCGAGATCAAGATCGATTCCGCCATTGGTACGAAGGAATGCCGGTCAACATGCTTGGAATGGTAACCACGCACGGAACGGTTCGCAGCATGCTCGAAAACCCTAAACGTTCGAAGTCAGAAGTTGCGTTCTGGGCCAATAAACAGTCGCTTGGGACGATCGGCAGACCTTCGCCTCATGCCTACCCACAGGATTCCGTGGGAGATTTCTACGGCCTTCTGCTTAGCGAAGGGAACGTGATTCCCAACCCCGGCGGCGAACGACATCCGAGAACCGCCTTGGGAATCGATAAGACGCGAAGGTATCTGTTCCTCGCAGTTGTCGATGGCCGTCGCCCGGGCTATAGCGTGGGCGCAACGCTGGAAGAGATGGCCAAGATCATGAAAAAACATGGCTGCCATAGTGCGATCAACATGGATGGCGGAGGCAGTTCAATCATGATGTATCGTCGTGATCAAAAGGAGAAGCTACATACGTTCAATCGCCCGTCATCCGGCGAGCCTCGACCGATTCCGGTTATGATTGGTGTGCGCAGAAAAAAGCCGCAGGATGCATCTTAG
- a CDS encoding phosphodiester glycosidase family protein encodes MFSSSFQVKRLLVAWTFVLLWGAFATAEDSLPQPTETRTLADGVVWRTWQLKEPVPRSIQALTIDTTKPNVDVFYSIGGADPDGSGEYHTTGMNVFASAETFGYDLAINADELFTTTKASDTLASWGKMAVPCMVEGQWIEKPPANFPTTLRIYRDGHFEFDDSDEYDKDVIHVIRGRGAHRMLVRDGKPVTDVAAAYAANDAEHPRTVLGIDPTGKVVTILIVDGRRPDHANGLTIADTQQWMVGLGVDAAMNLGGGGNTIFVGRTNADGPLRILNIPSDRNPQGLIQLRSNRTTLGFRIYDRE; translated from the coding sequence ATGTTTTCCTCATCTTTCCAAGTGAAGAGATTGCTTGTGGCGTGGACATTCGTCCTGCTGTGGGGGGCGTTCGCTACGGCGGAAGATTCCCTTCCCCAACCGACCGAAACACGGACACTGGCCGATGGCGTGGTTTGGCGGACGTGGCAGTTGAAAGAGCCGGTACCCCGTTCGATTCAAGCACTAACCATCGATACGACGAAGCCCAACGTCGATGTGTTTTACAGTATCGGTGGTGCCGATCCGGATGGTAGTGGCGAGTACCACACGACCGGGATGAATGTCTTTGCCTCCGCGGAAACGTTTGGCTACGACCTGGCCATCAATGCGGATGAACTTTTCACCACAACGAAAGCGAGCGATACGCTGGCCAGTTGGGGGAAGATGGCTGTTCCCTGCATGGTTGAAGGGCAGTGGATCGAAAAGCCACCGGCCAACTTTCCAACCACGCTACGTATCTATCGCGATGGCCACTTCGAGTTCGACGATTCGGACGAGTACGATAAGGATGTCATCCATGTGATTCGTGGACGAGGAGCCCACCGAATGTTGGTTCGCGATGGAAAGCCAGTGACGGACGTTGCCGCAGCCTATGCGGCGAACGACGCCGAACATCCACGAACTGTTCTTGGGATCGATCCGACTGGCAAAGTGGTCACTATTCTGATCGTCGATGGTCGAAGGCCAGACCATGCCAACGGACTGACAATCGCCGATACGCAACAATGGATGGTCGGGCTCGGTGTCGATGCGGCGATGAATCTTGGGGGAGGGGGCAACACGATCTTCGTTGGGCGAACAAACGCTGATGGTCCGCTTCGGATTCTGAATATTCCTTCCGATCGAAACCCGCAGGGGCTGATTCAGTTGCGTTCCAATCGCACGACGCTTGGTTTTCGGATCTACGATCGCGAATGA
- a CDS encoding efflux RND transporter periplasmic adaptor subunit: protein MAEVDLQQLAIDRGDSAAGRSTDLPTRRHVVARVIIPGTLLVGFVALLVWASWDLIFPATPVKVVPVIASKAKIQSAGTPLFQAAGWVEPRPTPIRVAALAPGVIEELLVVEDQRVKKGDPVANLVREDNQLAYDRAVADRDLRRAEVEQAKATLEAANVRVEQPVHLEAQLAEADAQVSRIETQLQNLPFEVRRAEAMREYARIDHQRKVDAGVAVSKLTVDEAVSRLATAEASLEELIQRKNTLEAEKVAWSKRQQALKTQLQLLVDEKEAKATARSVLQASEARLRQAEVALAQAKLALDRTVVRAPVDGRIYQLLSPPGSHLGNMPTGSSESDSSTVVTMYRPDSLQVRVDVRFENIPQVSLDQLVKIDNPALEKPIVGRVLFISSEADIQKNTLQVKVALPDPPNYFKPEMLVDVTFLAPKIEQHEDSSQEEMQLFIPSELVQRDGEQTFVWLADQAAGLARKQNVTVVANPSDPMVQVTSGLNLGDRLIFNPPPTIRQQLRIEVIDEVEENFSPSASTSVVRAPLSRLPSQGEK from the coding sequence ATGGCAGAAGTCGATCTCCAACAACTCGCGATCGACCGAGGCGATTCTGCGGCAGGTCGGTCTACCGACCTGCCAACGCGCCGCCATGTGGTGGCCAGGGTCATCATTCCCGGAACCCTGTTGGTTGGCTTCGTGGCACTTTTGGTTTGGGCTTCGTGGGACCTGATTTTTCCGGCTACTCCGGTCAAAGTCGTTCCCGTGATCGCTTCCAAAGCGAAGATCCAATCGGCGGGGACTCCGCTGTTTCAAGCTGCCGGTTGGGTCGAACCGCGCCCGACACCTATTCGTGTCGCGGCGTTAGCCCCGGGCGTGATCGAAGAGCTTTTAGTCGTCGAAGATCAACGGGTGAAAAAGGGAGACCCTGTCGCCAATCTTGTTCGCGAGGACAACCAACTTGCCTACGACCGAGCGGTGGCCGACCGCGACTTACGCCGTGCCGAAGTCGAGCAAGCGAAAGCGACCCTAGAAGCGGCCAACGTTCGTGTGGAACAACCGGTCCACTTGGAAGCGCAATTGGCCGAAGCAGACGCCCAGGTTTCGCGGATCGAAACGCAGCTGCAAAACCTCCCGTTCGAGGTGCGACGCGCCGAAGCGATGCGGGAGTATGCTCGGATCGATCATCAACGAAAAGTCGACGCAGGCGTTGCCGTCTCCAAGCTGACCGTGGACGAGGCCGTTTCGCGATTAGCCACGGCCGAGGCTTCGCTCGAGGAGCTGATTCAGCGGAAGAACACCTTGGAAGCGGAAAAAGTAGCTTGGTCGAAACGGCAGCAAGCTCTCAAGACGCAGCTTCAGCTTTTAGTCGACGAGAAAGAAGCGAAAGCCACGGCGCGTTCGGTGCTGCAAGCTTCTGAGGCTCGCTTGCGTCAGGCGGAAGTGGCATTAGCCCAAGCGAAACTGGCACTCGATCGAACCGTTGTCCGTGCCCCTGTGGACGGTCGGATTTACCAATTGCTGAGCCCGCCTGGGTCGCATTTGGGCAACATGCCGACGGGAAGTAGCGAGTCGGACAGCAGCACTGTAGTGACGATGTATCGCCCCGACAGTTTGCAGGTTCGTGTGGATGTGCGATTCGAGAACATTCCGCAAGTGTCGCTCGATCAGCTGGTGAAGATTGATAACCCGGCCCTGGAAAAGCCGATTGTCGGTCGGGTGCTGTTTATCAGTTCCGAGGCTGACATTCAGAAGAACACGCTGCAAGTGAAAGTCGCGCTGCCAGATCCACCGAACTATTTCAAGCCGGAAATGCTGGTCGACGTGACGTTTCTCGCTCCAAAGATCGAGCAGCACGAAGACTCTTCACAGGAAGAGATGCAGCTGTTCATTCCTAGCGAACTGGTCCAGCGTGACGGAGAGCAAACGTTTGTCTGGCTCGCCGATCAAGCGGCCGGATTGGCTCGCAAACAAAACGTGACCGTGGTGGCAAACCCATCCGACCCAATGGTTCAAGTGACCTCGGGTTTGAATTTGGGAGATCGCCTGATCTTCAACCCGCCACCAACGATTCGCCAGCAACTACGCATTGAAGTGATTGATGAAGTGGAAGAAAACTTTTCGCCGAGCGCTTCGACAAGCGTCGTGCGGGCTCCACTGAGTCGACTTCCATCGCAAGGAGAGAAGTAA
- a CDS encoding DUF1559 domain-containing protein: protein MKSNQKGFTLVELLVVIAIIGVLIALLLPAVQQAREAARRMSCNNNLKQLALAMHMYHDTHNKFPAGHEYYPPGTLQRWCWAHALFPYVEQKALYDEIRTLNPTYMMDVPASLKDTPISAYVCPSNIGDAMGGNGSSSGNAYRPTSDPGFGFKSSYVACAGSNNLDRDVELNGMFCWNKYADMSSVKDGTSNTLLLSECAARVQEDTGWGGSGSIWGGATFGGYGFSTEYGPNTTVSDQSYQAIGSTPKYPIVAVGSSYDELRHFARSYHPGGVNAASADGSVRFFSDTIDLTTYNALGTKRGGETLGDF, encoded by the coding sequence ATGAAAAGCAACCAAAAAGGCTTTACTCTCGTCGAACTGCTGGTGGTGATCGCCATCATTGGCGTGCTGATTGCCCTGCTACTTCCAGCCGTACAACAGGCCCGGGAAGCGGCTCGCCGCATGTCGTGCAACAACAACTTGAAGCAGTTGGCGTTGGCGATGCACATGTATCACGACACGCATAACAAGTTTCCCGCTGGTCACGAGTATTACCCTCCCGGCACATTACAGCGATGGTGCTGGGCTCACGCGTTGTTTCCTTACGTCGAGCAAAAAGCTTTGTATGACGAAATCCGTACGCTCAATCCAACGTACATGATGGATGTTCCGGCAAGCTTGAAGGACACTCCAATTTCTGCGTATGTCTGCCCTTCCAACATTGGCGATGCGATGGGCGGCAACGGATCTTCCAGCGGTAACGCGTACCGACCTACGTCGGACCCAGGTTTCGGTTTCAAGTCGAGCTATGTCGCTTGTGCTGGTAGCAATAACTTGGATCGCGACGTCGAACTGAACGGCATGTTCTGCTGGAACAAGTATGCCGACATGTCCTCGGTGAAAGATGGTACCAGCAACACGCTTTTGCTTTCCGAATGTGCGGCGCGCGTTCAAGAGGATACCGGCTGGGGTGGCTCTGGTTCGATCTGGGGCGGTGCGACATTCGGCGGCTATGGCTTCAGCACTGAATATGGCCCTAACACAACCGTTTCAGATCAGTCTTATCAAGCGATCGGCAGCACACCCAAGTACCCTATCGTTGCCGTTGGATCAAGCTACGACGAACTGCGTCACTTTGCTCGCAGCTATCACCCCGGCGGCGTCAATGCCGCCTCGGCAGATGGAAGTGTGCGTTTCTTCTCCGATACGATCGACCTGACGACATACAACGCCCTGGGCACCAAGCGTGGCGGCGAAACGCTAGGCGACTTTTAA